A stretch of DNA from Candida dubliniensis CD36 chromosome 6, complete sequence:
TTGGTAATTGGTCATTTGGtgattatttcaaaaaagaGGCCATTGATTATTCATGGGAATTGTTGACCAAAGTTTATGGATTAAAAGAAGATAGATTGTATGTCACTtattttggtggtgatgaGAAGCAAGGATTAGAACCAGATTTAGAAGccaaaaatttttggttGAAAGTAGGTGTTCCAGAGGATCATATTTTGCCAGGTTCAGTTAAAGATAATTTTTGGGAAATGGGTGATCAAGGTCCATGTGGTCCATGTAGTGAAATTCATTATGATAGAATTGGGGGGAGAAATGCTTCTGATTTGGTCAACATGGATGACCCTAATGTGATTGAGGTTTGGAATGttgttttcattcaatATAATCGTGAAGCTGATGGGAACTTGCGTACCTTGCCAAACAAACACATTGATACTGGTATGGGATTTGAAAGAttagtttcaattttacaaaacaaattttcaaattacgATACTGATGTGTTTTTACCAATTTTCGACAAAATCAGAGAAATTACTGGTGTTAGACCATATACAGGAAAGTTTGGTAATGAAGATAAAGATGGTATAGATACTGCTTATAGAGTTATTGCTGATCATGTTAGAACTTTGACATTTGCTATTTGTGATGGTGGTGTTCCTAACAATGAAGGTAGAGGTTATGTTTTGAGAAGAATTTTGAGAAGAGGTTCTCGTTATGTTCGTAAATATATGAATTACCCAATTGGTGGATTTTTCCAACAATTAGTCGATGTTGTTATTGAACAAAACAAGGAAATTTTCCCAGAAATCTCCAGTGGTGCCCAAGATTTGAAGGAAATCTTAaacgaagaagaattgtCATTTGCAAAGACTTTAGATCGTGgtgaaaaattgtttgaacAATATGCTATTATTGCTTCCAAGACTCCAGAACAAACTTTGTCTGGTAAAGATGTTTGGAGATTGTATGATACCTATGGGTTCCCTGTTGATTTAACAAGATTAATGGCTGAAGAAGCTGGcttgaaaattgatgaagacGGGTTTGAACGTGCTAAAGAAGAATCTAGAGAAGCCTCAAAGGGGAGTGGTACCAAAGATGGTAAAACTTTAGTCAAGTTAGATGTTCATGCTCTTTCTGAATTGGATCAAAATGATACCATTCCTAAGAccaatgatgaatttaaatatgGTCTTGAAAATGTCAAGGCTAAAGTTGTTGGTATTTATGATGGTTCCAAGTTTGTTGAGTCTATAGAAGATCCAAGTATCCAATATGGTATATTGTTGGATAAAACCCCATTTTATGCTGAACAAGGTGGTCAAGAATATGATACTGGTAAATTAGTAATTGATGGGAAACTGGAATTCAATGTTGCTAATGTTCAAGTTTATGCTGGTTATGTGTTACACACTGGTAACATTGTTGATGGGAAATTAAATGTTGGTGATGAAATCATTGCTACTTATGATGAATTGAGAAGATGGCCAATTAGAAATAACCACACTGGTACTCATATTTTGAACTTTGCCTTGAGAGAAGTTCTTGGTGATGGTGTTGATCAAAAAGGTTCATTGGTTGCTCCAGAAAAATTAAGATTTGATTTCAGTTATAAACAAGCTGTTACACctaaagaattggaaaagaTCGAAGCTATTTCTAATAAATACATCAAAAACAATGATAAAGTTTACTACAAAGATGTTTCCTTGACAAAAgctaaagaaattaatggGTTAAGAGCTGTTTTCGGAGAAACTTATCCTGACCCAGTTAGAGTTGTTTCCATTGGTGTACtggttgatgatttattagcTGATCCTACTAATGCCAAATGGCACGAAATTTCTATAGAATTTTGTGGGGGCACTCATGTTGCCAAGACTGGTGATATTAAAGATTTAGTGATTGTTGAAGAATCTGGTATTGCTAAAGGTATTAGAAGAATAGTTGCTGTTACTGGTCATGATGCTCATCATGTTCAAAAAGTTGctaatgaatttgaacaaGAAATCGATGCTGCTGCAAGTTTACCATTTGGTGTTGTCAAGGAATCTAAATCCAAGGAATTAGGGGTTGCgttaaagaaattatcaatttccGTATTGGATAAACAAAGATTAActgaaaaattcaacaaattggataaatcaatcaaagaTAATTTGAAGGCTAGACAAAAAGAGGAAACCAAAAAGACATTAGATGTAGTTAACAATTGGTTGaatgataaagaaaatgtttcatcatttttggTTTCTCATGTTCCAATTACTGCTAATGCAAAGGCAATTACTGAAGCTATTAACTTGATCAAAAAGCAAGACAAatctaaatcaatttatttgttgaCCGGCGAAACCGATAAAGTTGCTCATGGATGTTATGTTAGTGATGAAGCTATTGCCAAGGGAATTAATGCCAATGAGTTAGCTAAGTCTGTATCTGAAAACATTGGTGGTAAAGCTGGTGGTAAGGGCAACATTGTTCAAGGTATGGGTGATAAACCAGAAGGTATTAACACTGCTATTGAAGAAGTAACTAAATTATTCAAAGAGAAATTGTAGaataaattgtttaccAAAGTGACAAGCGATTACAAATATTGTGTATGGAATAGATGATCGTGtatagaaaaagaataaaaccTCCATGACTATAACTTGattctaataatgattaattttaactatttacaaacaaacaaaaaataatgggCGCCAAGGAGACTTACATCATTTAAGCTTTAACCACTTTACcatcattttcttctaattttttaataGCAGAAATACGTTTTTGTAAACCAGATTCTGCTGATTTACTCATTATACCCAACATTAAATTAACTGATCTAACGGAATCATCATTACATGGAATTGGGTATGTCAACAACGAAGGTTCCATATCGGTATCACATAACCCAATGGTTGGAATACCAGCAGAAATACATTCTTTAATACAATTTCTATTTTCTACTGGGTTTAACAACACCACTAAATCAGGTTTAATGATTCTATTAGAATTTTTGGTGGTAATTTTTTGATCTTTCATATCTACTTCCattttagttttgatttgacCATATTGTTTAGTGACTTCGGTATAATTGGTTATAGTACCTGGAATCCAACGTTTATTAACATAATAACCATGAGATCTTTCACTGGCTTTAACTAATGCTTCttgaattgatgaattatttttatgaGTACCCACATATAAAACAACCCCACCTTTTTCAACAACTCCTTCAATCACTTTACATGCTAAAgtcaatttttctaaagttttgtttaaatcaataatgtGGACTTTATCATATATACCATAAATGAAAGGTTGCATGCTTGGACGGAAAGATGAAGTTGAATGACCCAAATGACATCCCGCAGCCATTAATTTAGCTATGGTGgtattatcaaattgtgGTGGGTTATTGATATCACGTTGAGGTTTATAAACTTGGGTTAAACGAGATCCTATTCTTCCATTTATTCTGGTGTGATTCAATTGTCTAATATATAATTCTTGAGAAGAATAAGGTTTATAATCAGGAGTAGGTTTTAAATTAGGAAATTGTTCAGTGTATCGAGATGAagttgtagtagtagtagtagatGTATGATTTGAATCAGATGAAGTGTTTGTTGTAgctttcaattttttggatacatcattatcattactgATACtatcatttgatttgagCCATGGACGATTAGCTTTTAAATGATCTGGCAAAAtcatattttgatttaaataatctctcaattcttcatctaattgtttgattttatcttgagataattttgataaatcttcatttaatttgtttaatctTTCATTAATCAAAGTTGTTGGGGTTTTATTTAATGCCGATATCAAAGTTTGACTTTCTTGAGTTAATTCTCTTAATTTTTTCGTTTTTAAAattgcttcttcttctctaGCTAATGCTTCAGCAATTGCTTGTTCACGTAATTCCTTATGAGATAATGTATGTTCCAAAGGTGGTTCATTTGGGTTGGTTTGGGAATTTTCAGTAGAATAGTTTCTACTGATATTTCTGAGAACCTGGACACAATACCTTGATGGTGTACTTCTAGTTGTTGCTGATCTTATCATTGCCCCTCAACCTGATTCTTTCTATTGCAAGACTACTGTTAatataccaaaaaaaaaattttttttttttttttaatcaaaccgctttgaaaaattttggtGATTATTCCTAAATAACCAATCGCACACGACTAAAGTTATTTGTTACCACCAACAACCAATCCATTTGACTATATCCCATATGTTAAAGTATTATAATCGATCACTGACGTTCGATGAATTGGTTTTAAAACTATCTGCATTGAAAGATACAACATGTTATATACTAATTTCTGATCCTGCTCTATATTATTCACACCACTCTAGTGATACTATTAAATTGTCATTGAAAGGGATCCATAATCTAAGTAATTGtcaattaatattgattgaatCATGGTCAGAAATCAAAGATTTTGTATCCAGTATAGTTGATCGATGTCTTATTGTGTTTTATGGTATTTTCAAAACGTTTATTGAACTTGGATTGAATGATGATGTAGGAAAGAAGAACGTGTTTTTgcaacatcatcaattttgtGGATGggaattgaataaattgtttcatCTTCTTTTACTTAAGCAATCAAAGTATGGAGTAGATGTACTTGTGAACGATTGTATTGGTcaagataatgataatgatgatagtGAACCATTAATTTGGAGTTTACAAATACCTAATGTGAGAGAAAAACTACGTAACGATATAACAACTACtaatcaagaagaaaagatgATCTCGTTGCGAgtgatatttattaaatggtTTGAAACGACTAATAGAATAGACTATTCAATTGTataatttttgtatttcTTTGTTACCTAagattattctttttttgtagCATTGGTGTTTGATtctgcttcttcttctgtttCTTCCTCTTCGCCACCTTCTTCACCAGCAGGATTAGCAGCACCACCGGCTTGGCCTAATTGAGAAGCCAATGCACTAAGATCAGCAGCACCGGGACCACCACTTCCGCCCATGCCGCCCATGCCGCTCAACATTTGTGAGAAATCCATGGCTCCACCAGGTCCACCAAAATCATTTGGATCATCTTTAACTTCATTTTGTTCATCTTCATCCACccatttatcaaaatcagttttaatataatgatatttcaatttttctttagttAAACGTGGCCAatattcttcttgtttgtCTTTTTTACGAAGAATCATAAAAATATGAGATCCATTTTCagtatttatttttgattgatCAGGATCTATTTCTTTGAAAAAGTCAATGTGTAAatgataatcaattgatgaataaaCAGAATCATTAGATTTAGAATCAATGGTTAAATgatcatttttcaaatctattttcaaatcaactGGATCAGATATAGCAATGGttaaataaatgatatttttgGCAGCGTCATCTTCAGAGGAACGTTGAGCCCATAATACAGTTGGAGTTTGAGTTGTAGACATAATAAATTGTAACTTGTTCGATGATATTTCTAttccaaaaagaaagccttcaattgaatattattaaaatggaaaagacaaagaaaaagaaaaggatCAATTGTCAAGT
This window harbors:
- a CDS encoding mitochondrial 37S ribosomal protein MRP4 (Similar to S. cerevisiae MRP4); this translates as MIRSATTRSTPSRYCVQVLRNISRNYSTENSQTNPNEPPLEHTLSHKELREQAIAEALAREEEAILKTKKLRELTQESQTLISALNKTPTTLINERLNKLNEDLSKLSQDKIKQLDEELRDYLNQNMILPDHLKANRPWLKSNDSISNDNDVSKKLKATTNTSSDSNHTSTTTTTTSSRYTEQFPNLKPTPDYKPYSSQELYIRQLNHTRINGRIGSRLTQVYKPQRDINNPPQFDNTTIAKLMAAGCHLGHSTSSFRPSMQPFIYGIYDKVHIIDLNKTLEKLTLACKVIEGVVEKGGVVLYVGTHKNNSSIQEALVKASERSHGYYVNKRWIPGTITNYTEVTKQYGQIKTKMEVDMKDQKITTKNSNRIIKPDLVVLLNPVENRNCIKECISAGIPTIGLCDTDMEPSLLTYPIPCNDDSVRSVNLMLGIMSKSAESGLQKRISAIKKLEENDGKVVKA
- a CDS encoding co-chaperone protein, putative (Similar to S. cerevisiae SBA1;~Similar to S. pombe WOS2;~also similar to S. pombe WOS2 cell cycle regulatory protein;~In S. cerevisiae: co-chaperone that binds to and regulates Hsp90 family chaperones; important for pp60v-src activity in yeast; homologous to the mammalian p23 proteins and like p23 can regulate telomerase activity), translating into MSTTQTPTVLWAQRSSEDDAAKNIIYLTIAISDPVDLKIDLKNDHLTIDSKSNDSVYSSIDYHLHIDFFKEIDPDQSKINTENGSHIFMILRKKDKQEEYWPRLTKEKLKYHYIKTDFDKWVDEDEQNEVKDDPNDFGGPGGAMDFSQMLSGMGGMGGSGGPGAADLSALASQLGQAGGAANPAGEEGGEEEETEEEAESNTNATKKE
- the ALA1 gene encoding alanyl-tRNA synthetase, putative — encoded protein: MIKTLFRRMSSNTTIPTPNGSNHWTASKVRSTFLDYFKQQQHTYVPSSSVVPHNDPTLLFANAGMNQYKPIFLGTVDPASDFASLKRAANSQKCIRAGGKHNDLEDVGRDSYHHTFFEMLGNWSFGDYFKKEAIDYSWELLTKVYGLKEDRLYVTYFGGDEKQGLEPDLEAKNFWLKVGVPEDHILPGSVKDNFWEMGDQGPCGPCSEIHYDRIGGRNASDLVNMDDPNVIEVWNVVFIQYNREADGNLRTLPNKHIDTGMGFERLVSILQNKFSNYDTDVFLPIFDKIREITGVRPYTGKFGNEDKDGIDTAYRVIADHVRTLTFAICDGGVPNNEGRGYVLRRILRRGSRYVRKYMNYPIGGFFQQLVDVVIEQNKEIFPEISSGAQDLKEILNEEELSFAKTLDRGEKLFEQYAIIASKTPEQTLSGKDVWRLYDTYGFPVDLTRLMAEEAGLKIDEDGFERAKEESREASKGSGTKDGKTLVKLDVHALSELDQNDTIPKTNDEFKYGLENVKAKVVGIYDGSKFVESIEDPSIQYGILLDKTPFYAEQGGQEYDTGKLVIDGKSEFNVANVQVYAGYVLHTGNIVDGKLNVGDEIIATYDELRRWPIRNNHTGTHILNFALREVLGDGVDQKGSLVAPEKLRFDFSYKQAVTPKELEKIEAISNKYIKNNDKVYYKDVSLTKAKEINGLRAVFGETYPDPVRVVSIGVSVDDLLADPTNAKWHEISIEFCGGTHVAKTGDIKDLVIVEESGIAKGIRRIVAVTGHDAHHVQKVANEFEQEIDAAASLPFGVVKESKSKELGVALKKLSISVLDKQRLTEKFNKLDKSIKDNLKARQKEETKKTLDVVNNWLNDKENVSSFLVSHVPITANAKAITEAINLIKKQDKSKSIYLLTGETDKVAHGCYVSDEAIAKGINANELAKSVSENIGGKAGGKGNIVQGMGDKPEGINTAIEEVTKLFKEKL
- a CDS encoding conserved hypothetical protein (possibly Candida-specific), whose protein sequence is MLKYYNRSSTFDELVLKLSALKDTTCYILISDPALYYSHHSSDTIKLSLKGIHNLSNCQLILIESWSEIKDFVSSIVDRCLIVFYGIFKTFIELGLNDDVGKKNVFLQHHQFCGWELNKLFHLLLLKQSKYGVDVLVNDCIGQDNDNDDSEPLIWSLQIPNVREKLRNDITTTNQEEKMISLRVIFIKWFETTNRIDYSIV